A region from the Benincasa hispida cultivar B227 chromosome 10, ASM972705v1, whole genome shotgun sequence genome encodes:
- the LOC120088727 gene encoding eukaryotic translation initiation factor 4B3-like: MAATVSPWGKPGAWALDAEEHEAELLKDQQDHSRHQSQPSTDFPSLAAAAATKPKKKKGQSIPLSEFQTYGGPKPSAQSSDPKGLTAEDLMMLPTGPRQRTAEEMDRNRLGGGFKSWGQNSLYDRGNRYSNSEDSSNSRRGSRVFDESRRSNDGSDREFRREPLPSRADEIDDWGAGKKPMMGNGFERRERGGGGGFFDSNSSKADESDSWVSSKSFTPSEGRRSGGGFERERRGGFPSSGGGADSDSWGRKSEGVRGGIGERPRLNLQPRSIPLNNGNQEASGSAVKPKGSNPFGNARPREQVLAEKGQDWKKIDEQLESMKIKDTVERTETSSGASFERRKGFGVRSGRSPEDRSGRSWRKPESVESRSQSAEVVENGPAEEN, encoded by the exons ATGGCGGCAACTGTCTCACCGTGGGGCAAGCCCGGAGCTTGGGCTTTGGATGCGGAGGAGCACGAGGCGGAGCTTCTCAAGGACCAGCAGGACCACTCCCGCCACCAATCGCAGCCCAGTACTGACTTTCCATCCCTCGCCGCCGCGGCCGCCACCAAgccgaagaagaagaaaggtcagTCCATTCCTTTGTCGGAGTTTCAGACCTATGGCGGTCCAAAGCCGTCCGCTCAATCCAGTGATCCAAAGGGTCTTACGGCCGAAGATCTAATGATGCTTCCGACGGGTCCGCGTCAGAGAACGGCGGAGGAGATGGACCGCAACCGGCTTGGTGGAGGGTTCAAGAGTTGGGGTCAGAATAGTTTGTATGACAGAGGGAATCGATATTCTAACTCGGAAGATTCGTCGAATTCTCGACGGGGTTCTAGGGTTTTTGATGAGTCAAGGAGGAGCAATGATGGATCTGATAGAGAATTCCGAAGGGAACCGTTGCCCTCTAGGGCTGATGAGATTGATGATTGGGGAGCCGGGAAGAAGCCTATGATGGGTAATGGATTtgagaggagagagagaggaggAGGTGGAGGTTTTTTCGATTCGAACTCGTCGAAAGCCGACGAATCGGATAGTTGGGTATCAAGTAAGAGCTTTACACCTTCTGAAGGTCGGAGATCAGGCGGTggttttgagagagagcgaagAGGAGGATTTCCCTCGAGCGGTGGTGGCGCCGATTCAGACAGTTGGGGCAGAAAATCTGAAGGGGTTAGAGGTGGAATTGGTGAGAGGCCGAGGCTTAATCTTCAGCCTCGTTCAATCCCTTTGAACAATGGGAATCAGGAGGCTTCTGGTTCTGCAGTAAAGCCAAAGGGGTCGAATCCTTTTGGAAATGCAAGACCAAGGGAACAGGTATTGGCTGAAAAGGGACAAGACTGGAAGAAGATTGACGAGCAACTCGAATCAATGAAAATTAAGGATACGGTGGAGAGGACTGAGACATCTAGTGGGGCTTCGTTTGAGAGAAGAAAAGGCTTTGGAGTTCGAAGTGGTCGGTCTCCTGAAGATCGGTCAGGAAGGAGTTGGAGGAAGCCAGAGTCTGTGGAGTCTCGTTCCCAAAG TGCTGAGGTGGTTGAAAATGGACCTGCTGAGGAAAATTGA